Proteins co-encoded in one Ascaphus truei isolate aAscTru1 unplaced genomic scaffold, aAscTru1.hap1 HAP1_SCAFFOLD_2259, whole genome shotgun sequence genomic window:
- the LOC142477683 gene encoding transcription factor Sox-12-like has translation MVQDKTAGGSPMPPDPAMGGPSWCKTPSGHIKRPMNAFMVWSQIERRKLMSLCPNMHNADISRSLGQRWKLLQDADKIPYVREAERLRLKHMADYPDYKYRPRRRTRDPVGRVRARLPRATSRCQPAPPSPCQPEADMGPGMHWGEASPGWGGHAAGQSEETQIRESAARSPEVPPPSPPPHARSLPSSPEPLEEDEGPEDEGQEDKGQEDELPGLCSGSLCAPQDREPLPHSGSHFEFPDHCTPEVVEMISGSCPLGSVSDLVFTY, from the coding sequence ATGGTGCAGGACAAGACTGCAGGGGGTAGCCCGATGCCCCCAGACCCTGCCATGGGGGGACCCAGCTGGTGTAAGACCCCCAGCGGGCACATAAAGCGACCGATGAATGCCTTCATGGTGTGGTCTCAGATCGAGAGGCGCAAGCTGATGTCCCTCTGCCCCAACATGCACAACGCAGACATCTCCCGGAGCCTTGGACAGCGCTGGAAGCTGCTGCAGGATGCTGATAAAATCCCGTACGTGCGCGAGGCTGAGCGTCTGCGGCTCAAGCACATGGCCGACTACCCCGACTACAAGTACCGGCCACGCCGGCGCACACGGGACCCCGTGGGCAGAGTTCGCGCCAGGCTGCCCCGTGCCACCTCCAGATGCCAGCCTGCTCCTCCCTCGCCCTGCCAGCCGGAAGCGGACATGGGTCCCGGCATGCACTGGGGGGAGGCGAGCCCCGGGTGGGGGGGGCACGCAGCCGGCCAATCGGAGGAGACGCAGATTCGGGAGTCAGCGGCACGCAGCCCGGaggtgccccccccttccccgcccccccACGCCCGCTCGTTGCCATCCTCCCCAGAGCCACTCGAGGAAGACGAGGGGCCAGAGGACGAGGGGCAAGAGGACAAGGGTCAAGAGGACGAGTTGCCGGGACTCTGCTCAGGGTCACTCTGCGCCCCCCAGGACAGAGAGCCGCTTCCCCACAGCGGGTCCCATTTTGAGTTCCCCGATCACTGTACCCCCGAGGTGGTGGAAATGATCTCCGGCAGCTGCCCCCTCGGGAGTGTGTCTGACCTTGTGTTCACCTACTGA